Part of the Halobacteriovorax vibrionivorans genome, GAGAGGGATGGCGAGCCTTCTTTATTGTGGGGCTTATTGTAGGCGGAGTTCTAATTAAGTTTATTAGTCCAGAATTCTTTAGTTTTGATATTAATCTTAGTTTTCCTAGGGCCATTATTGCTGGGCTATTGGTAGGAGTGGGTACAAAACTAGGCTCTGGTTGTACTTCAGGTCATGGAGTTTGTGGGCTAGCAAGACTATCAAAGAGATCTTTTATTGCCACAATTACATTTATGTTAACTGGAGCAATAACAGTATTTATTATGGGACAATTAGGAGCAACGATATGAAAAATATAATGGCCTTATTATCTGGTGCTGTTTTTGGAATCGGACTATCTGTTTCTGGGATGGTGGATCCTAAAAAGGTTATCGGCTTCCTTGATATAGCAGGGTCCCAAACTCCTTGGGATGCAGCTCTTGTTTTTGTTATGGGAGGAGCAGTTGTAATAGGACTTGCAGCAACTCACCTTATTAGAATGAGACAGAATCCAGTATGTGATTCACAATTTCATATGCCTACTAATAAGTTAGTGGATAAGAAGCTTTTAAGTGGTGCAGCTTTATTTGGAATTGGTTGGGGAGTAGCTGGGATTTGCCCAGGTCCTGCTCTTGTGAATATTGTGCAATTAAATTCACAAATCTTCGCATTTATTGCCTCAATGCTTATTGGGCAATTTTTAGTGACAAAAATAGTTAAATAGAAAATATCAATAATGATAGTTGACTAGTTTTACTCGTCGCATATATTCTATAGTGTATGTACGAGTATTTAAATACATTCTTAGCGGGAACCGGTATTAGTGTTCCCGAACTTTGGTCAGCTATCATTTATATTTGCATCACAGTAGGTGCTTCTTTCTATCTTATATCGATGGGTATCTCTGGCCTATCATTACAAAATCTATCGAATAAAGAACCAGAAAAAAAGATACAAACATCTACCATGTGTTTTGCTCAAGCTGTTGTTTGCTTCTTTATAATTGCTCACTTTTTTATGCCTATCTATTCAAAAGCTAAAGTTGCAACGACACTTTTGATGTTTATTTGCACATACACAGCTCGCTATTATTACTGGGAAAATTTATCAAAAGTATTTAATGAACCAAAAGCGATGCGATGGGTATATAAGT contains:
- a CDS encoding DUF6691 family protein, producing MKNIMALLSGAVFGIGLSVSGMVDPKKVIGFLDIAGSQTPWDAALVFVMGGAVVIGLAATHLIRMRQNPVCDSQFHMPTNKLVDKKLLSGAALFGIGWGVAGICPGPALVNIVQLNSQIFAFIASMLIGQFLVTKIVK
- a CDS encoding YeeE/YedE family protein; protein product: MDTFLWPLVGGILIGLSAAMLLLFNGRVAGISGILFNCHKAFVGEGWRAFFIVGLIVGGVLIKFISPEFFSFDINLSFPRAIIAGLLVGVGTKLGSGCTSGHGVCGLARLSKRSFIATITFMLTGAITVFIMGQLGATI